The Ferroacidibacillus organovorans genome contains a region encoding:
- a CDS encoding restriction endonuclease subunit S, with the protein MCWQNNHSKPEGNFPTVLIRDICRMGSGGTPSRKVNSYYKGGHIPWVKTSEVVNNEIFDTEEKITELGLKQSSAKLYPVGSLIVAMYGQGATRGRTAKLGVQAATNQACCVLFDFKPIVNSDYLWLYLMSEYENLRQLASGNNQPNLNAEMIASYSVPLPPLELQYELVKQAMEMRQKIEHRKREVDELRFRITSEIEAAIMGENDFCAMYSSLSSEVF; encoded by the coding sequence ATGTGTTGGCAAAATAATCACTCCAAGCCAGAAGGCAACTTCCCAACTGTTTTGATAAGGGATATTTGCCGCATGGGAAGTGGGGGAACGCCCTCTCGTAAAGTCAATTCATACTATAAGGGCGGTCATATTCCTTGGGTAAAAACCTCTGAAGTTGTCAACAATGAAATTTTCGATACGGAAGAAAAAATTACAGAGCTTGGTCTTAAACAAAGTTCCGCAAAGCTGTATCCAGTCGGGAGCCTCATCGTGGCAATGTATGGGCAGGGAGCAACACGTGGACGTACTGCTAAATTGGGCGTTCAAGCGGCTACAAATCAGGCTTGTTGTGTGCTATTTGATTTTAAGCCAATTGTAAATAGCGATTACTTATGGCTTTATTTGATGAGTGAGTATGAAAATCTCAGGCAACTTGCTAGTGGGAACAATCAGCCTAATTTAAACGCAGAAATGATCGCTAGTTATTCCGTACCTTTGCCGCCACTTGAATTACAGTATGAACTGGTTAAGCAAGCAATGGAGATGAGACAAAAGATAGAACATAGGAAACGAGAAGTTGATGAATTGAGGTTTCGAATCACATCTGAAATTGAAGCGGCCATTATGGGTGAAAACGATTTCTGCGCCATGTATTCCTCTTTATCCTCGGAGGTGTTTTGA
- a CDS encoding GIY-YIG nuclease family protein — MPQPSKTIRLYLIDGSTSGMIQAELSNWTGKVYRIPRLFAARASDRTDLRGAGSYLLVGKDVADPARDVLYVGETEGIAERLRQHLDKKEFWQEAFAIVSKDENLNKAHVRYMEYRFVEMATKAAKVSIDNTKMPVRPAISEPDAAEMEEFIGNAALLISTLGYKGLDEIITAETLESPVFFIQATRGADARGVVTSEGFVVFKDSTMANSEAASIPSGIVKLRKSLMDQGIVQQGANGYRFTINYFFSSPSQAASVVLGRSANGRTEWKTSAGKVLKAFEDSDHGNYSS; from the coding sequence ATGCCGCAGCCCAGTAAGACCATTAGACTCTATCTAATCGACGGCTCAACTTCGGGAATGATTCAGGCAGAATTATCGAACTGGACAGGAAAGGTATATCGCATCCCTAGACTTTTTGCTGCTCGCGCATCTGATCGTACGGATCTTCGCGGTGCGGGATCATATCTTCTGGTTGGCAAAGACGTTGCCGACCCCGCTAGGGATGTTCTGTACGTTGGGGAGACTGAGGGAATAGCGGAACGTCTGAGACAGCATTTAGATAAGAAAGAGTTTTGGCAAGAGGCATTTGCTATTGTGAGCAAGGATGAAAATCTCAACAAAGCTCATGTTAGATATATGGAGTATCGATTTGTTGAGATGGCGACGAAAGCAGCTAAAGTGTCAATTGATAATACTAAGATGCCAGTTAGACCAGCTATCTCAGAACCAGATGCAGCAGAAATGGAAGAATTTATTGGCAATGCTGCGCTGTTAATCAGTACACTTGGTTATAAAGGGCTGGATGAGATTATCACTGCCGAAACCTTAGAGAGCCCGGTATTTTTCATTCAGGCGACTCGCGGAGCAGACGCTAGGGGAGTCGTAACATCAGAGGGCTTTGTCGTATTTAAAGATTCTACAATGGCAAACAGTGAGGCGGCTTCCATACCATCTGGGATCGTCAAATTGCGAAAGAGTCTCATGGATCAGGGGATTGTACAGCAAGGGGCAAATGGTTACAGGTTTACCATAAATTATTTCTTTTCTAGTCCATCACAGGCGGCATCAGTCGTTTTAGGACGAAGTGCAAATGGCCGAACTGAATGGAAA